A stretch of the Poseidonibacter parvus genome encodes the following:
- the greA gene encoding transcription elongation factor GreA, translating into MDKEPMTNVGYEKITGELDFLKSKERPETVIELDEARQLGDLKENAEYHAAKEKLALIDSHVAELGAIISKAVIIDPATLPHNKISFGSTMELVDVETDEEFKYAIVGGVEANVDKGLISFNSPLAKQLLGKEEGDEIRASLPGGIKTFEVLSVKFEELKI; encoded by the coding sequence ATGGATAAAGAGCCAATGACAAATGTCGGATACGAAAAAATTACAGGAGAATTAGATTTTCTAAAATCAAAAGAAAGACCTGAAACAGTAATTGAACTTGATGAAGCAAGACAATTAGGAGATTTAAAAGAAAATGCAGAATACCATGCTGCAAAAGAAAAACTTGCTCTTATAGATTCACATGTTGCTGAATTAGGTGCAATTATCTCTAAAGCTGTAATTATTGATCCAGCAACACTTCCACATAATAAAATAAGTTTTGGTTCAACAATGGAATTAGTTGATGTTGAAACGGATGAAGAATTTAAATATGCAATCGTAGGTGGAGTTGAAGCTAATGTTGATAAAGGTTTAATTTCATTTAACTCTCCTTTAGCAAAACAACTATTAGGAAAAGAAGAGGGTGATGAAATTAGAGCATCTCTTCCAGGTGGAATTAAAACTTTTGAAGTTTTAAGTGTAAAATTTGAGGAATTAAAAATATAA
- the argC gene encoding N-acetyl-gamma-glutamyl-phosphate reductase, which produces MNVAIIGASGYTGLELIKLLLTHPKFTITYIANSTGDINVQDLHPCLKDVLNIEVSKANANDVAAKADLAFLALPHKTSMSFAKELLALDVKVVDLSADYRLELDTYEEHYCAHEDKDNIPNSVYGLPEYYKEEISSAKLVANPGCYPTASLLALLPFVDYIEEGTQVFIDAKSGISGAGKKLTELAHFANLNENMMAYNPFKHRHMPEIEEKIKLVKNKEFQINFVPQLIPVTRGMLISVYATLKDEVNVEEILEETYKNNEFVRVRKSAVDIKSTAGTNFCDVFVARNKKALFINSSIDNLLRGASSQAVVNANLMCGFEENEGIPKLAYVP; this is translated from the coding sequence ATGAACGTAGCAATTATTGGAGCTAGTGGTTATACTGGCTTAGAATTAATTAAATTACTTTTAACTCATCCAAAATTTACTATCACTTATATAGCAAACTCAACAGGGGATATAAATGTTCAAGATTTACATCCTTGTTTAAAAGATGTTTTAAATATTGAAGTGTCAAAAGCAAATGCTAATGATGTTGCAGCAAAAGCTGATTTAGCATTTTTAGCACTTCCTCATAAAACTTCAATGTCTTTTGCCAAAGAGTTATTAGCTTTAGATGTAAAAGTTGTTGATTTATCAGCTGATTATAGACTAGAACTTGATACTTACGAAGAGCATTATTGTGCTCATGAGGATAAAGATAATATTCCAAATTCAGTATATGGATTACCTGAATATTATAAAGAAGAAATTTCAAGTGCAAAGCTTGTAGCAAACCCAGGATGTTATCCTACTGCTTCACTTTTAGCTTTATTACCTTTTGTTGATTATATTGAAGAAGGTACACAAGTATTTATTGATGCAAAATCTGGAATAAGTGGAGCTGGTAAAAAACTAACAGAACTTGCGCATTTTGCAAATTTAAATGAAAATATGATGGCTTATAATCCTTTCAAACATAGACATATGCCAGAAATTGAAGAAAAAATAAAATTAGTAAAAAACAAAGAGTTTCAAATCAATTTTGTGCCTCAGTTAATTCCTGTTACAAGAGGAATGCTAATTTCAGTTTATGCAACATTAAAAGATGAAGTTAATGTTGAAGAAATCTTAGAAGAAACATACAAAAACAATGAATTTGTAAGAGTTAGAAAAAGTGCTGTAGATATTAAATCAACAGCTGGAACAAACTTTTGTGATGTTTTTGTAGCTAGAAATAAAAAGGCATTATTCATAAATTCATCTATTGATAACTTATTAAGAGGCGCATCATCACAAGCTGTTGTAAATGCAAACTTAATGTGTGGGTTTGAAGAAAATGAAGGAATCCCTAAATTAGCTTATGTTCCTTAA
- a CDS encoding UDP-2,3-diacylglucosamine diphosphatase: MFLKLQDNAIFVADSHYNLKNKEFLVFLEQLDSKKIECSQLILMGDNFDFLSGESKYFIKQNEILIQLLNKLSLNIEIFYLEGNHDYNLQKLFPHIQVLKREEQPLLGKYKDKTLALSHGDNFINWQYDLYCSVIRNPILLKFLNMIDFGNFISKKIDSSLLGKNICHKMKDFNLLVKKRINNYKSDIIIEGHYHQGSTFEFKDKKYVNIPSLCCDKKYIKIINYEFIGVNI; the protein is encoded by the coding sequence ATGTTCCTTAAACTTCAAGACAATGCTATTTTTGTAGCAGATTCTCACTACAACTTAAAGAATAAAGAGTTTTTAGTCTTTTTAGAACAATTAGATTCTAAGAAGATTGAATGCTCACAACTTATTTTAATGGGTGATAACTTCGATTTTTTATCAGGTGAAAGTAAATACTTTATAAAACAAAATGAAATATTAATACAGCTTTTAAATAAACTGTCTTTAAATATAGAAATATTTTATTTAGAAGGTAATCATGATTATAATTTACAAAAACTCTTTCCTCATATTCAAGTTTTAAAAAGAGAAGAGCAACCACTTCTTGGAAAATATAAAGATAAAACACTTGCTTTATCTCATGGTGATAATTTTATTAATTGGCAATATGATTTATATTGTTCAGTAATTAGAAATCCTATATTATTAAAGTTTTTAAATATGATTGATTTTGGAAATTTTATTTCTAAAAAAATTGATTCTTCACTATTAGGTAAAAATATCTGTCATAAAATGAAAGATTTCAATTTATTAGTAAAAAAAAGAATTAATAATTATAAAAGTGATATAATTATTGAAGGTCATTACCACCAAGGCTCAACTTTTGAGTTTAAAGATAAAAAATATGTAAATATTCCTTCTCTTTGTTGTGATAAAAAATATATAAAAATAATCAATTATGAATTCATAGGAGTAAATATATGA